One genomic window of Caldivirga maquilingensis IC-167 includes the following:
- a CDS encoding PaREP1 family protein, with protein MPKELIRIAEEKGINIVDLVLSEISKSDPSESMRIRLDLARKYISEAREYLAKGDAVQASEKAYKAAEETVKALAEKYNLPEHQSAVREGRWYTYRLGSAVSKLKALGDWVLSGWGSAYFLHVYGFHEAKLSVDDVAVYMSEVEKMIKEAEKILASASH; from the coding sequence ATACCTAAGGAGTTAATAAGAATAGCTGAGGAGAAGGGTATTAATATAGTTGACTTAGTGCTAAGTGAAATATCTAAAAGTGATCCGTCAGAGAGCATGAGGATAAGACTAGACTTGGCTAGGAAATACATTAGTGAAGCTAGGGAGTATTTAGCTAAGGGTGATGCTGTTCAAGCCAGTGAGAAAGCCTATAAGGCTGCTGAGGAGACTGTGAAAGCATTAGCTGAGAAGTATAATTTACCTGAACACCAATCAGCCGTGAGGGAGGGTAGATGGTACACTTACCGATTAGGCTCCGCTGTTAGTAAGCTGAAGGCGTTAGGCGATTGGGTATTGAGTGGATGGGGTAGTGCGTATTTTCTTCATGTGTATGGTTTTCATGAAGCTAAGTTATCTGTGGATGATGTAGCTGTATATATGAGTGAGGTTGAGAAGATGATTAAGGAAGCTGAGAAAATACTAGCGTCAGCATCCCATTGA